The following proteins are co-located in the Lagenorhynchus albirostris chromosome 2, mLagAlb1.1, whole genome shotgun sequence genome:
- the LOC132515911 gene encoding T-cell surface glycoprotein CD1b-2-like isoform X2 encodes MLLLPLLLLAVIVPGGENEDAFQGPTSYRIIQTLTIVNRTWAQYQGSGWLDDFQIHGWDNDSGTAIFLKPWSKGNFSDEELIKLEDLFQAYFIGLTKELQDYVSKVQIEYPFVIQCIGGCELHSGKSIGSFLRGALGGLDYVSIKNHSCAPAPEGGSSAQQFCAFVSQYKGIQGFIETLLSDTCPRFLLGVLDAGKAELQRQVKPEAWLSSDPSPGPGRLLLVCHVSGFYPKPVWVMWMRGEQKQSGTRQGDTVPNADGTWYLRVTLDVTAGEETGLSCRVKHSSLGDQDIIVYWGHPTSVSLIFLAILVPSLVLLICLALRFLRRRSFQSIS; translated from the exons ATGCTGCTTCTGCCACTTCTATTGCTAGCAGTTATCGTCCCAGGTGGTGAAAATGAGGATG CCTTCCAGGGGCCAACCTCTTACCGTATTATCCAGACTTTGACCATTGTCAACAGGACCTGGGCACAATATCAAGGCTCAGGCTGGTTGGATGATTTTCAGATTCATGGCTGGGACAATGACTCGGGCACTGCCATTTTCCTGAAGCCCTGGTCCAAGGGCAACTTCAGTGATGAGGAGTTGATTAAGCTGGAGGACCTATTCCAAGCCTACTTCATTGGATTGACCAAGGAACTGCAGGACTATGTCAGTAAAGTCCAGATTGAAT ACCCCTTTGTGATCCAGTGCATAGGAGGCTGTGAGTTGCATTCTGGGAAGTCCATAGGAAGCTTTTTGAGGGGAGCTTTAGGAGGACTGGATTACGTGAGCATTAAGAATCATTCATGTGCACCTGCCCCAGAGGGCGGCAGCAGCGCGCAGCAGTTCTGTGCATTCGTCTCTCAGTACAAAGGCATCCAGGGTTTCATAGAGACGCTCCTCTCAGACACCTGCCCTCGGTTTCTCCTTGGTGTCCTCGATGCAGGGAAGGCCGAACTACAGAGGCAAG TGAAGCCCGAGGCCTGGCTGTCCAGTGACCCCAGTCCTGGGCCTGGCCGTCTGCTGCTGGTGTGCCATGTCTCAGGATTCTACCCGAAACCTGTGTGGGTGATGTGGATGAGGGGCGAGCAGAAGCAGTCTGGCACTCGGCAAGGTGATACTGTGCCCAATGCTGATGGGACATGGTATCTCCGAGTAACCCTGGATGTGACGGCTGGGGAGGAGACTGGCCTGAGTTGCCGAGTGAAGCACAGCAGTCTAGGAGACCAGGACATCATCGTCTACTGGG GTCACCCCACCTCCGTCAGCTTGATATTTTTGGCAATATTAGTGCCCTCCTTGGTCCTTTTGATATGTCTTGCATTACGGTTTTTGAGGCGCAG GTCCTTTCAGAGTATCTCATGA